A genomic stretch from Helianthus annuus cultivar XRQ/B chromosome 1, HanXRQr2.0-SUNRISE, whole genome shotgun sequence includes:
- the LOC110944738 gene encoding putative E3 ubiquitin-protein ligase RING1a isoform X3: MPAQKRSLYEDDEELQRNNHDEQAPETDDASSSCSDKEDFILVKLAEIRKEVQCPICLGIIRKTRTVMECLHRFCRECIDKSMRMGNNECPACRAHCASRRSLRDDPNYDALIALLYPDIDKFEAEEFAFEEEEKAQNKQIQASIAQTSRRQLEALAKKRTTAKATPSVFMRRSQENNTRGRNRKSSDNEDDDGVNKDSSSDDEHEVRPRRQRRGVSSADDVNREMTTGVSVEIPAWGGGGIRSHTRHGSLSNSSRNARVSRLMDHIRKLPQNNHKLDIHLKLISLDEENIPNPQHVYLCCSPTMPIIHYVALEKGLQDDEIELLLVKGDHFEVNPLKVVAGEQPVVVINPLQLLEEQQTLLDIAKTSAQEDFLTLAYRKKLK; this comes from the exons atgcCGGCTCAAAAGCGTTCGCTTTACGAGGACGATGAAGAGCTGCAACGTAACAATCACGACGAacaag CACCAGAAACGGATGACGCTTCCTCTAGTTGCAGTGACAAGGAAGA TTTTATCCTTGTAAAGCTGGCTGAAATTCGCAAGGAAGTGCAATGCCCAATTTGCTTAG GAATAATTCGGAAAACCAGAACGGTTATGGAATGCCTGCACCGCTTTTGTAGGGAATGCATAGACAAATCAATGAGAATGGG GAACAATGAATGCCCTGCTTGTCGTGCTCATTGTGCAAGTCGTCGTTCTTTGAGGGATGACCCTAATTATGATGCCCTCATTGCACTTCTCTATCCTGACATTGATAAATTTGAGGCAGAG GAGTTTGCCTTTGAAGAAGAGGAGAAAGCTCAGAATAAGCAG ATCCAAGCCTCAATTGCTCAGACATCTCGACGTCAATTAGAAGCATTGGCAAAGAAACGCACAACTGCTAAAGCGACACCTTCAGTATTTATGAGAAGGTCACAGGAAAACAACACGAGGGGAAGAAATAGGAAATCGTCTgataatgaagatgatgatggtgttaACAAAGATTCATCTTCTGATGATGAACATGAAGTAAGACCTAGAAGACAAAGGAGAGGTGTAAGTAGTGCTGATGATGTTAATAGAGAAATGACGACTGGTGTATCCGTTGAAATTCCAGCGTGGGGTGGAGGTGGCATCAGAAGTCACACACGACATGGTAGCTTAAGCAATAGTTCAAGGAACGCTAGAGTTTCTAGGCTCATGGATCATATTAGGAAATTACCTCAAAACAATCACAAG CTGGATATCCATCTGAAGCTCATCTCTTTAGATGAAGAAAATATACCTAATCCGCAACACGTGTATCTTTGCTGCAGCCCCACCATGCCAATTATACAT TATGTTGCTCTTGAGAAAGGCTTACAAGATGATGAGATCGAACTACTGCTGGTGAAAGGGGATCATTTTGAAGTCAATCCTTTAAAGGTTGTTGCTGGCGAACAGCCTGTTGTTGTTATCAATCCTTTGCAATTGCTGGAAGAGCAACAAACCTTGTTAGATATTGCAAAAACTTCCGCTCAGGAAGATTTTCTA ACTCTTGCTTACAGGAAGAAGCTCAAGTGA
- the LOC110944738 gene encoding putative E3 ubiquitin-protein ligase RING1a isoform X1, whose product MPAQKRSLYEDDEELQRNNHDEQAPETDDASSSCSDKEDFILVKLAEIRKEVQCPICLGIIRKTRTVMECLHRFCRECIDKSMRMGNNECPACRAHCASRRSLRDDPNYDALIALLYPDIDKFEAEEFAFEEEEKAQNKQIQASIAQTSRRQLEALAKKRTTAKATPSVFMRRSQENNTRGRNRKSSDNEDDDGVNKDSSSDDEHEVRPRRQRRGVSSADDVNREMTTGVSVEIPAWGGGGIRSHTRHGSLSNSSRNARVSRLMDHIRKLPQNNHKLDIHLKLISLDEENIPNPQHVYLCCSPTMPIIHVSQYVALEKGLQDDEIELLLVKGDHFEVNPLKVVAGEQPVVVINPLQLLEEQQTLLDIAKTSAQEDFLTLAYRKKLK is encoded by the exons atgcCGGCTCAAAAGCGTTCGCTTTACGAGGACGATGAAGAGCTGCAACGTAACAATCACGACGAacaag CACCAGAAACGGATGACGCTTCCTCTAGTTGCAGTGACAAGGAAGA TTTTATCCTTGTAAAGCTGGCTGAAATTCGCAAGGAAGTGCAATGCCCAATTTGCTTAG GAATAATTCGGAAAACCAGAACGGTTATGGAATGCCTGCACCGCTTTTGTAGGGAATGCATAGACAAATCAATGAGAATGGG GAACAATGAATGCCCTGCTTGTCGTGCTCATTGTGCAAGTCGTCGTTCTTTGAGGGATGACCCTAATTATGATGCCCTCATTGCACTTCTCTATCCTGACATTGATAAATTTGAGGCAGAG GAGTTTGCCTTTGAAGAAGAGGAGAAAGCTCAGAATAAGCAG ATCCAAGCCTCAATTGCTCAGACATCTCGACGTCAATTAGAAGCATTGGCAAAGAAACGCACAACTGCTAAAGCGACACCTTCAGTATTTATGAGAAGGTCACAGGAAAACAACACGAGGGGAAGAAATAGGAAATCGTCTgataatgaagatgatgatggtgttaACAAAGATTCATCTTCTGATGATGAACATGAAGTAAGACCTAGAAGACAAAGGAGAGGTGTAAGTAGTGCTGATGATGTTAATAGAGAAATGACGACTGGTGTATCCGTTGAAATTCCAGCGTGGGGTGGAGGTGGCATCAGAAGTCACACACGACATGGTAGCTTAAGCAATAGTTCAAGGAACGCTAGAGTTTCTAGGCTCATGGATCATATTAGGAAATTACCTCAAAACAATCACAAG CTGGATATCCATCTGAAGCTCATCTCTTTAGATGAAGAAAATATACCTAATCCGCAACACGTGTATCTTTGCTGCAGCCCCACCATGCCAATTATACATGTAAGCCAG TATGTTGCTCTTGAGAAAGGCTTACAAGATGATGAGATCGAACTACTGCTGGTGAAAGGGGATCATTTTGAAGTCAATCCTTTAAAGGTTGTTGCTGGCGAACAGCCTGTTGTTGTTATCAATCCTTTGCAATTGCTGGAAGAGCAACAAACCTTGTTAGATATTGCAAAAACTTCCGCTCAGGAAGATTTTCTA ACTCTTGCTTACAGGAAGAAGCTCAAGTGA
- the LOC110944738 gene encoding putative E3 ubiquitin-protein ligase RING1a isoform X2 has protein sequence MPAQKRSLYEDDEELQRNNHDEQETDDASSSCSDKEDFILVKLAEIRKEVQCPICLGIIRKTRTVMECLHRFCRECIDKSMRMGNNECPACRAHCASRRSLRDDPNYDALIALLYPDIDKFEAEEFAFEEEEKAQNKQIQASIAQTSRRQLEALAKKRTTAKATPSVFMRRSQENNTRGRNRKSSDNEDDDGVNKDSSSDDEHEVRPRRQRRGVSSADDVNREMTTGVSVEIPAWGGGGIRSHTRHGSLSNSSRNARVSRLMDHIRKLPQNNHKLDIHLKLISLDEENIPNPQHVYLCCSPTMPIIHVSQYVALEKGLQDDEIELLLVKGDHFEVNPLKVVAGEQPVVVINPLQLLEEQQTLLDIAKTSAQEDFLTLAYRKKLK, from the exons atgcCGGCTCAAAAGCGTTCGCTTTACGAGGACGATGAAGAGCTGCAACGTAACAATCACGACGAacaag AAACGGATGACGCTTCCTCTAGTTGCAGTGACAAGGAAGA TTTTATCCTTGTAAAGCTGGCTGAAATTCGCAAGGAAGTGCAATGCCCAATTTGCTTAG GAATAATTCGGAAAACCAGAACGGTTATGGAATGCCTGCACCGCTTTTGTAGGGAATGCATAGACAAATCAATGAGAATGGG GAACAATGAATGCCCTGCTTGTCGTGCTCATTGTGCAAGTCGTCGTTCTTTGAGGGATGACCCTAATTATGATGCCCTCATTGCACTTCTCTATCCTGACATTGATAAATTTGAGGCAGAG GAGTTTGCCTTTGAAGAAGAGGAGAAAGCTCAGAATAAGCAG ATCCAAGCCTCAATTGCTCAGACATCTCGACGTCAATTAGAAGCATTGGCAAAGAAACGCACAACTGCTAAAGCGACACCTTCAGTATTTATGAGAAGGTCACAGGAAAACAACACGAGGGGAAGAAATAGGAAATCGTCTgataatgaagatgatgatggtgttaACAAAGATTCATCTTCTGATGATGAACATGAAGTAAGACCTAGAAGACAAAGGAGAGGTGTAAGTAGTGCTGATGATGTTAATAGAGAAATGACGACTGGTGTATCCGTTGAAATTCCAGCGTGGGGTGGAGGTGGCATCAGAAGTCACACACGACATGGTAGCTTAAGCAATAGTTCAAGGAACGCTAGAGTTTCTAGGCTCATGGATCATATTAGGAAATTACCTCAAAACAATCACAAG CTGGATATCCATCTGAAGCTCATCTCTTTAGATGAAGAAAATATACCTAATCCGCAACACGTGTATCTTTGCTGCAGCCCCACCATGCCAATTATACATGTAAGCCAG TATGTTGCTCTTGAGAAAGGCTTACAAGATGATGAGATCGAACTACTGCTGGTGAAAGGGGATCATTTTGAAGTCAATCCTTTAAAGGTTGTTGCTGGCGAACAGCCTGTTGTTGTTATCAATCCTTTGCAATTGCTGGAAGAGCAACAAACCTTGTTAGATATTGCAAAAACTTCCGCTCAGGAAGATTTTCTA ACTCTTGCTTACAGGAAGAAGCTCAAGTGA